One part of the Mangrovibacillus cuniculi genome encodes these proteins:
- a CDS encoding rhomboid family intramembrane serine protease — MGFREDYVMWRVVYQLLHQKNTSLVTISQDQREVWLEEHSNKIPTYYRLISTDINWSNELKRNLVRGIQIIDKILAKRLRKQANVEMMYFSPYEPVDDGFDWEKERIYKKTSIQTTLWTKNDTELLWNRFFPNTALQISDEYDEVDVQTIKLAALQYGQKEIAQTFQRTKPFVSYVLLAMQIFMFLVLERSGGSTNIPTLIQYGVKVDEMMIQGEWWRLVTPVFLHIGFLHLVMNSLGLYFIGTLVEQIFGKWRFLFIYLLAGVGGTAASFAFTDGISAGASGAIFGLFGALLYFGLAKPRLFFRTMGMNVLLVIAINIAIGFTLPGIDNAGHLGGLLAGFLASGTVKIPNKKGLLLPMLFTISYVFVLFLFLIIGVSME; from the coding sequence TTGGGGTTTCGAGAAGATTATGTGATGTGGAGAGTGGTGTATCAACTTCTACATCAGAAAAACACTTCTCTTGTGACAATTAGTCAGGACCAAAGAGAAGTATGGTTAGAAGAACATTCAAATAAAATTCCTACATATTATAGACTAATTTCTACAGATATCAATTGGAGTAATGAGTTAAAAAGAAATCTAGTTAGAGGCATACAAATCATTGATAAAATTTTAGCGAAACGGCTAAGAAAACAAGCTAATGTAGAAATGATGTATTTCTCTCCTTATGAACCGGTCGATGACGGATTTGATTGGGAGAAGGAAAGAATATATAAAAAAACATCTATACAAACCACTTTATGGACAAAAAACGATACAGAATTGCTCTGGAATAGATTCTTTCCAAATACTGCTTTACAAATTTCAGATGAATACGATGAAGTAGATGTTCAGACGATTAAACTTGCTGCATTGCAATATGGACAAAAAGAAATTGCTCAAACCTTTCAAAGAACCAAACCTTTTGTAAGCTATGTTTTATTAGCTATGCAGATTTTTATGTTTCTTGTACTTGAACGGTCGGGAGGAAGTACAAATATACCTACGTTAATTCAATACGGGGTGAAGGTAGATGAAATGATGATTCAAGGAGAATGGTGGAGATTAGTAACACCTGTTTTTCTTCATATTGGATTCCTTCATTTAGTAATGAATAGTTTAGGTCTTTACTTTATAGGTACACTTGTAGAACAAATTTTTGGAAAATGGCGTTTTCTGTTTATCTATCTTTTGGCTGGAGTAGGAGGAACTGCTGCAAGTTTTGCTTTCACAGACGGTATAAGTGCTGGAGCTAGTGGAGCAATTTTTGGTCTTTTTGGAGCATTACTTTATTTTGGTCTCGCTAAACCCAGATTATTTTTTCGGACGATGGGTATGAATGTCCTGCTTGTAATTGCCATTAATATTGCAATCGGCTTTACTTTACCGGGCATTGACAATGCAGGACATCTAGGTGGTTTATTAGCAGGATTTCTTGCGTCTGGGACCGTCAAAATACCTAACAAAAAAGGTCTTCTTCTGCCAATGTTATTTACTATTTCTTATGTTTTCGTTCTTTTTTTATTTTTGATTATTGGTGTTTCTATGGAGTAA
- a CDS encoding 5-formyltetrahydrofolate cyclo-ligase, with protein MEEKKKIRKLILSKLKGKVNRDCIESELWELFFNSSMYVESETIAITVSKFPELSTINAIHSMIEDQKKVVVPKTCLSTNSLAFHQISSLNQLTPGVMGILEPNKNSDVVDLEEIETIVVPGVAFTKEGYRIGFGGGFYDRLLSNYQGNTCSLLFQEQLVESIPVEDHDIPVRELFIENKTR; from the coding sequence ATGGAAGAGAAGAAAAAGATACGTAAATTAATCCTTTCAAAACTTAAAGGTAAAGTAAATAGGGATTGTATAGAATCAGAGCTTTGGGAACTGTTTTTTAATAGTTCCATGTATGTAGAATCCGAAACAATAGCTATTACTGTATCAAAGTTTCCCGAGTTATCTACTATAAATGCGATTCATTCAATGATTGAAGATCAAAAAAAAGTGGTAGTTCCAAAAACATGTTTATCTACTAACAGTTTAGCTTTTCATCAAATTTCATCCCTAAATCAACTAACCCCAGGAGTAATGGGTATATTAGAACCAAATAAAAATAGTGATGTAGTAGATTTAGAAGAGATTGAAACTATTGTCGTACCAGGTGTTGCATTTACAAAGGAAGGGTACCGTATTGGATTTGGTGGTGGCTTTTACGACCGATTACTCTCAAATTACCAAGGAAATACCTGTTCTTTGCTATTTCAAGAACAATTAGTTGAATCTATCCCAGTAGAAGATCATGATATTCCAGTGAGGGAATTATTTATAGAAAACAAGACTAGATAG
- a CDS encoding glycosyltransferase family 4 protein, whose protein sequence is MNKQVIALYSTIPLNENFGEITHLVVSPRELEELTKKENSSFTTLLQKVNNDGIQLIPTFDQQLPLTLIHYPEIITSMIKQLKSKWITLTGREITDCWLPNASYAAGIDKWLIQSGITKTYIPLPAIEIANDQEDTVYQVKTIRGLTLVGYKKQGDLYNVTLKEDNVPTLHIDMTYEGMYDGEVLINEKDLEAVRLWSHLEKSAYEFGMTQWMMERCNGAQITSNLLSEITEEMDSLVKSIQSLPLSNTSRMRVAILAWEYPPNCIGGLSTHVYHLAKNLVNENLQVTVFTPKRDGEPTLLMEEGVEVVRVDVLHEKDAHFLDWVGSMNIALAKAVNRSHQIKPFQLIHAHDWLVAESGKSISYKHDIPLITTIHSTEFGRNKGIHNEVQSFIYEQEKALMKSSQKVILCHHSLKEDLLDGYKGVVADSQLMIIPNGMEDEPVRPPSHHRLNVLFENRPMFSSLARFVPEKGLETVIRAIYELKMEGISTGAVIAGIGPLEKELTKLVNDLDLQNEIFFPGFVTEEERAVLLSHSKAVVIPSTYEPFGLVAVEAFSYGCPVIAANVGGLKGLILEGKTGFSFTSNNVKELVYKMKLVLNEPVKAQEIGLAGQKMAKSLFSWKQHANRTKACYEDCLTEYKVRETVR, encoded by the coding sequence ATGAATAAGCAAGTTATTGCGTTGTATTCAACAATTCCCCTGAATGAAAATTTTGGTGAGATCACACATTTAGTCGTTTCACCAAGAGAGTTAGAGGAATTAACGAAGAAGGAGAATAGTAGTTTTACAACCTTATTGCAAAAAGTAAACAACGATGGCATTCAGCTTATCCCAACTTTTGACCAACAGCTACCATTAACCTTAATACATTATCCAGAGATTATCACTAGTATGATAAAACAACTAAAGAGCAAGTGGATTACCCTAACAGGTAGGGAAATAACAGATTGCTGGCTCCCAAATGCTTCTTATGCAGCTGGAATTGATAAATGGCTCATTCAGTCGGGTATTACTAAAACATATATTCCTCTTCCAGCAATTGAAATCGCAAATGATCAGGAAGATACTGTATATCAAGTTAAGACAATTAGAGGATTAACTTTAGTCGGTTATAAAAAACAAGGTGACTTGTATAACGTAACTTTAAAGGAAGACAACGTACCAACGCTTCACATCGATATGACATATGAGGGTATGTATGATGGAGAAGTTCTGATTAACGAAAAAGATCTAGAAGCAGTTCGCCTTTGGTCTCACTTAGAAAAATCAGCTTATGAATTCGGGATGACGCAATGGATGATGGAGCGATGCAATGGAGCTCAGATAACATCTAATCTATTATCTGAAATTACGGAAGAGATGGATTCACTGGTTAAATCCATTCAAAGCTTACCTCTATCGAATACATCTAGAATGAGGGTAGCGATCTTAGCATGGGAGTACCCACCAAATTGTATCGGTGGCCTTTCTACTCACGTATATCACTTAGCTAAAAATTTAGTTAATGAAAACCTTCAAGTGACTGTCTTTACTCCTAAACGTGATGGGGAACCGACACTTCTTATGGAAGAAGGAGTAGAAGTAGTTAGAGTGGATGTATTACACGAAAAAGATGCTCATTTTCTAGATTGGGTAGGATCCATGAATATAGCCTTGGCGAAGGCGGTTAACAGATCCCACCAGATTAAACCGTTCCAATTAATTCATGCGCATGATTGGTTAGTTGCTGAATCAGGTAAATCTATTTCATACAAACATGATATACCACTTATTACGACAATTCATTCTACCGAGTTTGGTAGAAATAAAGGGATACACAATGAAGTACAATCTTTCATTTATGAACAAGAGAAAGCATTAATGAAGTCTAGTCAAAAAGTTATCTTGTGCCACCATTCACTGAAAGAGGATCTTTTAGACGGTTACAAAGGTGTAGTGGCAGATAGCCAATTAATGATTATTCCAAATGGTATGGAAGATGAGCCTGTTAGACCTCCAAGTCACCATCGTCTAAATGTGTTATTTGAAAATAGACCTATGTTCTCAAGCTTAGCGAGGTTTGTTCCTGAGAAAGGACTGGAAACAGTCATACGTGCTATTTATGAGTTAAAGATGGAAGGTATATCAACAGGAGCAGTAATAGCAGGAATAGGACCATTAGAAAAAGAATTAACAAAGCTTGTAAATGACTTGGATCTACAAAATGAAATCTTCTTTCCTGGGTTTGTAACAGAAGAAGAAAGAGCAGTATTACTTAGTCATTCAAAAGCAGTCGTCATTCCAAGTACGTACGAACCATTTGGACTTGTGGCGGTAGAAGCTTTTAGTTATGGATGCCCTGTCATTGCTGCCAATGTTGGAGGATTAAAAGGACTAATATTGGAAGGGAAAACTGGTTTCTCCTTTACTTCTAATAATGTAAAAGAACTTGTTTATAAGATGAAATTGGTATTGAATGAACCAGTTAAAGCACAGGAGATTGGTCTTGCCGGTCAAAAAATGGCTAAGTCTTTATTCTCATGGAAACAACATGCTAATAGAACAAAAGCGTGTTACGAAGATTGTTTAACCGAGTATAAAGTAAGAGAGACGGTAAGATGA
- a CDS encoding nucleotidyltransferase family protein, protein MKAYILAGGRGERLKPLTSFLPKPLLPVNRVPVLAYTIEWLRRQGITELTILTGYKGEMIQQYLKDGREYGVNIEYVCENVLKGTFGSIRKLAEKEEDSFLVISGDVLTNMDLAPLITSHKGNDITIAASKQCFSPHVGICVTDQQGNLIDFYEKMKTWQTDESVLVNSGMYVVSPRWLVNFPKNQFIDIARDVIPWLQHNQYNVNVYDFTGYWRDIGTKENLLLAEKEVLNGEFQILSYGNESPFSPPNTPSVVNGIRRQVVHSMRRMELRKENREEEKPYGS, encoded by the coding sequence ATGAAAGCATATATATTAGCTGGTGGAAGAGGAGAGAGGCTTAAGCCCCTTACCTCTTTCCTACCAAAACCTTTATTACCGGTAAATAGAGTTCCAGTTCTGGCATATACAATTGAGTGGTTAAGACGTCAAGGAATTACGGAGCTAACTATTTTGACTGGATACAAAGGGGAAATGATTCAACAATACCTAAAAGATGGGCGAGAATATGGCGTAAATATAGAATATGTTTGCGAAAACGTATTAAAAGGTACTTTTGGTTCTATCAGAAAGTTAGCAGAAAAAGAAGAAGACTCTTTTTTGGTGATAAGTGGAGACGTTTTAACAAACATGGACCTAGCACCCCTTATTACAAGTCATAAAGGAAATGACATAACAATCGCTGCATCTAAACAATGTTTTTCTCCACACGTAGGGATTTGTGTAACGGATCAACAAGGAAATTTAATTGATTTTTATGAAAAAATGAAAACATGGCAAACAGATGAGTCTGTTTTAGTTAATAGTGGTATGTATGTGGTATCACCTAGGTGGCTTGTTAATTTTCCGAAAAATCAATTTATTGATATCGCAAGAGATGTTATACCTTGGTTACAACACAACCAATATAACGTGAATGTATATGATTTTACAGGTTATTGGAGAGATATCGGTACAAAAGAAAATTTACTTTTGGCTGAAAAAGAAGTGTTGAATGGAGAATTTCAAATACTCTCTTATGGTAATGAAAGTCCTTTTTCCCCTCCTAACACCCCATCAGTAGTAAATGGTATACGTAGACAAGTTGTTCATTCAATGAGAAGAATGGAATTACGAAAAGAAAATAGAGAGGAGGAAAAACCTTATGGCAGCTGA
- a CDS encoding spore germination protein: MKSEKDKKQKVFPHIKDTIDYIDTKLAVDKSFDVIKLDLNYADRQMAMYMVDGFAKDDILLFIMKWLSDLQAEDIEDHTLDKLLKKYIPYVEVETSDDLEGVMDSVLAGPIALVVEGIDKVILIDARTYPVRGPQEPDMEKVVRGSRDGFVETLVFNTALIRRRVRDRSLRMVYMQIGRRSKTDIVICYNEEIADPSLVEAVRKSLEAVDTDGLPLGEKTLEEFISGRYWNPFPMVRYTERPDTAAAHLFEGHICIIVDGSPSIMMTPTTFWHHLQHAEEYRNKPLVGAYLRMARFAAVFASIFLLPLWYLMSVRPNLLPAGLSFIGPEEIGPVPLIVQFILIEIGLDVLRMAAIHTPSSLATALGLVAALMIGQVAVEVGILINEVILYFSIAAIGTFATPSYEMSLATRLIRLALLVVTAMFHEIGFIIATTLLVVWLSSLRSFSIPYFWPFIPFNARAFFDVFVRSPIPLKNRRPKFLHPKDPDR; encoded by the coding sequence TTGAAAAGTGAAAAAGATAAAAAGCAAAAAGTGTTTCCTCATATTAAAGATACTATTGATTACATAGATACCAAATTAGCCGTTGATAAAAGCTTTGATGTCATAAAATTAGATTTAAATTATGCAGATAGGCAAATGGCTATGTATATGGTAGATGGATTTGCTAAAGATGATATTTTACTGTTTATTATGAAATGGCTATCTGACCTTCAAGCAGAAGATATTGAAGATCATACGTTAGATAAATTACTGAAAAAATATATCCCTTACGTTGAGGTAGAAACTTCAGACGATCTTGAAGGAGTAATGGACAGTGTTTTAGCTGGTCCAATCGCCTTAGTTGTAGAGGGGATTGACAAGGTAATACTAATCGACGCGAGGACTTATCCTGTTCGCGGACCACAAGAACCAGATATGGAGAAAGTAGTTCGAGGATCTAGAGATGGCTTCGTCGAAACATTGGTGTTTAATACAGCATTAATTCGTAGAAGAGTGCGGGATCGTTCCTTACGAATGGTGTACATGCAAATTGGTAGAAGATCTAAAACAGATATAGTTATTTGTTATAACGAAGAAATTGCAGATCCAAGCCTTGTGGAAGCTGTAAGAAAATCATTGGAGGCAGTGGATACGGACGGTCTTCCATTAGGGGAGAAAACGTTAGAAGAGTTTATATCCGGGCGATATTGGAACCCATTTCCCATGGTTCGATATACAGAGAGACCAGATACGGCTGCAGCTCATTTATTTGAAGGGCACATTTGTATTATAGTAGATGGCTCCCCAAGTATTATGATGACACCGACAACGTTTTGGCACCATTTACAGCATGCAGAGGAATATAGAAATAAACCGTTAGTTGGTGCGTATTTACGTATGGCAAGATTTGCAGCGGTCTTTGCTTCCATTTTTCTTCTACCACTATGGTATTTAATGTCTGTTAGACCTAACTTGCTCCCAGCAGGCCTATCATTCATTGGGCCAGAAGAGATCGGACCCGTCCCGTTAATTGTTCAATTCATTTTAATTGAGATTGGTTTAGATGTTCTGCGGATGGCCGCCATACATACCCCTTCTTCTTTGGCAACTGCACTTGGTTTAGTTGCTGCTTTAATGATTGGACAAGTAGCAGTAGAAGTAGGGATATTAATCAACGAAGTTATTTTATACTTCTCTATCGCGGCCATAGGTACGTTTGCGACACCGAGTTATGAGATGAGTTTAGCAACAAGGTTAATACGACTCGCGCTTTTAGTCGTAACAGCAATGTTCCATGAAATAGGCTTTATTATTGCGACGACACTTCTAGTGGTATGGTTATCTAGTTTACGTTCGTTTTCTATCCCATATTTTTGGCCATTTATCCCATTTAATGCAAGGGCATTCTTCGATGTATTTGTCCGTTCGCCAATCCCATTAAAAAACAGAAGGCCAAAATTCTTGCACCCTAAGGATCCAGATCGTTAA